One genomic region from Quercus robur chromosome 4, dhQueRobu3.1, whole genome shotgun sequence encodes:
- the LOC126721273 gene encoding uncharacterized protein LOC126721273: MVEDVINGLENMRLMTEEEEVITILDEGRKEEIEGCALSLIGKFLTCKPFNKRAAHNTLRRAWGLEKDIQIVEVGSNLFQFKFSREFDLDRVLRGGPWSFDNQVLLLRRWHKGMTATNVKFESVTLWVQIWGAPFDMSSPKVASEIGRRLGEVVDVEKRRSLESQNLFMRVKVALPLSKPLRRGGFIGGSDG; this comes from the coding sequence ATGGTTGAGGATGTGATCAATGGGTTGGAGAATATGAGATTGATGACGGAGGAGGAAGAAGTGATTACAATATTGGATGAAGGTCGGAAGGAGGAAATTGAGGGATGTGCCTTGAGTCTGATTGGTAAGTTCCTTACTTGCAAGCCATTCAATAAGCGTGCAGCCCATAACACGTTGAGACGAGCTTGGGGCTTGGAGAAGGATATACAGATTGTGGAAGTGGGATCCAATCTTTTCCAGTTTAAGTTTAGTAGAGAATTTGATTTGGATAGAGTTCTCAGAGGGGGTCCTTGGTCGTTTGACAATCAAGTGCTTTTGCTTCGTAGATGGCACAAGGGTATGACGGCGACAAATGTCAAGTTTGAATCAGTGACTCTTTGGGTTCAGATCTGGGGGGCACCTTTTGATATGTCATCACCTAAGGTTGCGTCTGAGATTGGGCGTCGTTTGGGGGAAGTGGTGGATGTAGAAAAGAGAAGGAGTTTGGAGTCTCAGAACTTGTTTATGCGGGTCAAGGTGGCACTTCCATTATCTAAACCACTGCGACGGGGAGGTTTCATTGGAGGATCAGATGGGTAA